A region of Modestobacter marinus DNA encodes the following proteins:
- a CDS encoding class I SAM-dependent methyltransferase yields the protein MTRVERQTVQRTASVRSYAGHSVHAAPGVHEYAVTLVQAALPAGGRVLEVGAGCGALAMRLKDAGFDVVPTDLEPPHDWITRLDLDHPELTEETRGPFDIVVCVETLEHVENPRQVLRSIRSMLRVGDRLLVSTPNVTHPHSLLKTVLRGAPVFFGPGHYYQPGHITLLPDWMLTEHVRQAGFDQLEVRTAGSMEYHGLRRLAHRVELALLRLVGLRAHPADGEGVCVFVTAIAV from the coding sequence GTGACCCGGGTGGAGCGCCAGACCGTCCAGCGGACCGCGAGCGTCCGGTCCTACGCCGGCCACTCCGTGCACGCGGCCCCGGGGGTCCACGAGTACGCGGTGACCCTCGTGCAGGCCGCCCTCCCGGCCGGGGGCCGGGTGCTGGAGGTCGGGGCCGGGTGCGGTGCGCTGGCGATGCGGCTGAAGGACGCCGGCTTCGACGTGGTGCCCACCGACCTCGAGCCGCCGCACGACTGGATCACCCGGCTGGACCTGGACCACCCCGAGCTCACCGAGGAGACCCGGGGCCCCTTCGACATCGTCGTCTGCGTCGAGACGCTGGAGCACGTGGAGAACCCGCGGCAGGTGCTCCGGTCGATCCGGTCGATGCTGCGGGTCGGGGACCGGCTGCTGGTCAGCACCCCGAACGTCACGCACCCGCACTCGCTGCTGAAGACGGTGCTGCGCGGCGCCCCGGTGTTCTTCGGGCCCGGGCACTACTACCAGCCGGGGCACATCACGCTGCTCCCCGACTGGATGCTGACCGAGCACGTCCGGCAGGCCGGGTTCGACCAGCTGGAGGTCCGGACCGCGGGCTCGATGGAGTACCACGGGCTCCGCCGGCTGGCCCACCGGGTGGAGCTCGCGCTGCTCCGGCTCGTCGGCCTGCGGGCACACCCCGCGGACGGCGAGGGGGTCTGCGTGTTCGTCACCGCCATCGCCGTCTGA
- a CDS encoding alpha/beta hydrolase-fold protein has translation MIVAGVLASLLFGTAACGASTESTASAAATSSVSAAATGTTDAASTATDSTTTSPTLESLVAEVAGQFQQFAYTDPETGTTMSYNLYLPEDYDPSQTYPLVTYIADSSQVGDDATIPLSQYGALIWASAEEQAKQQSIVLVPAYPETILDDHGSYTTTEYVEMTARLIESVTSEYSVDADRVYGTGQSMGAMTTMLLAAEHPDLFAAELIVSGQWDVSALANLAGEDFVYTAAAGDENASGGQVDVEAMLDAAGVDYSAATEWDATWSAEELDAAATELLAEGNSINFATFAEGTVLEANSSAAGAMNSEHMASFQPAYEIEALRDWLLAQTAG, from the coding sequence ATGATCGTCGCCGGAGTCCTCGCCTCCCTGCTGTTCGGGACGGCGGCCTGCGGTGCCAGCACGGAGTCCACCGCGAGCGCCGCGGCGACGTCCTCCGTCTCGGCCGCGGCGACCGGCACGACCGACGCCGCCAGCACCGCCACGGACAGCACCACCACGAGCCCGACCCTGGAGAGCCTGGTGGCGGAGGTGGCGGGCCAGTTCCAGCAGTTCGCCTACACCGATCCCGAGACCGGGACGACGATGTCCTACAACCTGTACCTGCCCGAGGACTACGACCCCTCGCAGACCTACCCCCTGGTCACCTACATCGCCGACTCCAGCCAGGTGGGCGACGACGCGACGATCCCGCTGTCGCAGTACGGGGCGCTGATCTGGGCGAGTGCCGAGGAGCAGGCGAAGCAGCAGAGCATCGTGCTGGTGCCCGCCTATCCGGAGACGATCCTGGACGACCACGGCAGCTACACGACCACGGAGTACGTGGAGATGACCGCCCGGCTGATCGAGTCGGTGACCAGTGAGTACAGCGTGGACGCCGACCGCGTGTACGGGACCGGTCAGTCGATGGGCGCCATGACGACCATGCTGCTGGCCGCGGAGCACCCGGACCTGTTCGCCGCCGAGCTGATCGTCTCCGGGCAGTGGGACGTGAGCGCGCTGGCGAACCTGGCGGGGGAGGACTTCGTCTACACCGCCGCCGCCGGGGACGAGAACGCCTCCGGTGGTCAGGTCGACGTCGAGGCGATGCTGGACGCGGCCGGCGTCGACTACAGCGCCGCCACCGAGTGGGACGCGACCTGGTCGGCCGAGGAGCTGGATGCGGCGGCCACCGAACTGCTCGCCGAGGGCAACAGCATCAACTTCGCCACCTTCGCCGAGGGCACCGTCCTGGAGGCGAACAGCTCGGCCGCCGGCGCGATGAACAGCGAGCACATGGCCTCCTTCCAGCCCGCCTACGAGATCGAGGCCCTGCGCGACTGGCTGCTCGCGCAGACCGCCGGCTGA
- a CDS encoding carboxymuconolactone decarboxylase family protein has product MASSTRVPAVEVTGVYGGLVKAMTRRMFGEVPEPVGVMWQHPPVFKALMGLGRKSERWNRLDRDLATFAAMAAAGAVGCSFCLDLHHFLSHDRGLDEAKAREVPRWRESDAFTPLERRVMEYAEAMSQTPPAVTDELSAALLADLGAPALVELTARIGAMNLSARTNVALGVRSAEFAASCGLPPLATPSGTGLAAA; this is encoded by the coding sequence ATGGCGAGCAGCACCCGCGTTCCCGCGGTCGAGGTCACCGGCGTGTACGGCGGCCTGGTGAAGGCGATGACCCGACGGATGTTCGGCGAGGTCCCGGAGCCGGTCGGGGTGATGTGGCAGCACCCGCCCGTGTTCAAGGCCCTGATGGGGCTGGGCCGGAAGTCCGAGCGCTGGAACCGGCTGGACCGCGACCTCGCGACCTTCGCCGCCATGGCCGCGGCCGGCGCCGTCGGCTGCAGCTTCTGCCTGGACCTCCACCACTTCCTGTCGCACGACCGCGGGCTCGACGAGGCCAAGGCGCGCGAGGTGCCGCGATGGCGGGAGTCCGACGCCTTCACCCCGCTGGAGCGCCGGGTCATGGAGTACGCCGAGGCGATGAGCCAGACCCCACCGGCGGTGACCGACGAGCTGTCGGCCGCCCTGCTCGCCGACCTCGGCGCGCCCGCACTGGTCGAGCTGACTGCCAGGATCGGCGCGATGAACCTCTCGGCGCGGACCAACGTCGCGCTCGGCGTCCGGTCGGCGGAGTTCGCGGCGTCCTGCGGCCTGCCGCCGCTGGCGACCCCGTCGGGGACGGGCCTCGCCGCGGCATGA
- a CDS encoding flavodoxin domain-containing protein produces the protein MSTSPPRVLVTVASRHGSTAEIAGAVARDLQESAAGRSCGLVAVVVPVERDPEPGGFDAVVLGSGVYAGRWLEPARHYAAAHAPALRGRPVWLLSSGPIGAPPFPPDEPHDAEPIRSSVRARGHRVLPGRLDPHRLGIGERAMVTAMRAPVGDFRDWAAVQAWAGEIAEELAGLLADRATAPSAPRA, from the coding sequence ATGAGCACATCCCCACCGCGGGTCCTGGTGACCGTGGCCAGCCGGCACGGCTCCACGGCCGAGATCGCCGGCGCGGTCGCCCGGGACCTGCAGGAGTCCGCGGCCGGCCGGAGCTGCGGGCTCGTCGCCGTCGTCGTCCCGGTGGAGCGCGACCCCGAGCCGGGCGGCTTCGACGCGGTGGTGCTGGGCAGCGGCGTGTACGCCGGCCGGTGGCTGGAGCCCGCCCGGCACTACGCGGCGGCGCACGCCCCGGCGCTGCGGGGCCGGCCGGTCTGGCTGCTGAGCAGCGGGCCCATCGGCGCACCCCCCTTCCCGCCGGACGAGCCGCACGACGCCGAGCCGATCCGGTCGTCCGTGCGCGCCCGCGGGCACCGGGTCCTGCCGGGGCGGCTGGACCCGCACCGCCTGGGGATCGGCGAGCGGGCCATGGTCACGGCCATGCGCGCACCGGTCGGCGACTTCCGGGACTGGGCGGCCGTGCAGGCGTGGGCCGGGGAGATCGCCGAGGAGCTGGCCGGCCTGCTGGCCGACCGGGCCACCGCCCCGTCCGCCCCGCGGGCCTGA
- a CDS encoding DNA-directed RNA polymerase subunit alpha C-terminal domain-containing protein yields the protein MSNSSSRDVPGSTVRELGLPARAVTALHRAGVDTVADLAALTRAELSGIAGLGPGSIAAIRAVVPEPSTGTARPAQTRPAQPRPAQPRPAQPRTEPEPVEEESPDAPAIPSFDSLRDPRRRTAFDLLVPATSPEPTPPAEPTPPAELAPPAEPAPSAEPAPSAEPARVQGPARRQDPARRQDPAPAATPRPATPPPAEYADLLRWAAHLTVAAAAVPLRVARWSVRESLRRLSGA from the coding sequence ATGTCGAACAGCTCGTCGCGGGACGTGCCCGGGAGCACCGTCCGCGAGCTGGGCCTGCCCGCCCGCGCGGTGACCGCGCTGCACCGGGCCGGGGTCGACACCGTGGCCGACCTGGCCGCGCTCACCCGGGCGGAGCTGTCCGGGATCGCCGGGCTGGGCCCGGGGTCGATCGCCGCGATCCGCGCCGTCGTGCCCGAACCGTCCACCGGCACCGCCCGCCCGGCGCAGACCCGGCCGGCGCAGCCCCGGCCGGCGCAGCCCCGGCCGGCGCAGCCCCGGACCGAGCCGGAGCCGGTCGAGGAGGAGTCGCCGGACGCGCCGGCGATCCCGTCGTTCGACTCGTTGCGCGACCCGCGGCGGCGGACGGCGTTCGACCTGCTCGTGCCGGCGACCTCGCCGGAGCCCACCCCGCCTGCCGAGCCCACCCCGCCTGCCGAGCTCGCCCCGCCAGCCGAGCCCGCACCGTCGGCCGAGCCCGCACCGTCGGCCGAGCCCGCCCGGGTGCAGGGCCCCGCCCGGAGGCAGGACCCCGCCCGGAGGCAGGACCCCGCCCCGGCGGCCACGCCGCGGCCGGCGACGCCGCCCCCGGCCGAGTACGCCGACCTGCTGCGGTGGGCCGCCCACCTGACGGTCGCGGCGGCGGCCGTCCCGCTGCGGGTGGCCCGGTGGTCGGTCCGGGAGTCACTGCGCCGGCTGAGCGGCGCCTGA
- a CDS encoding NAD(P)/FAD-dependent oxidoreductase encodes MSTDPRPFARAQVAASRRPAAGSLGAARSEAVDVLVVGAGLAGLHAATLLARRGHDVLLAERRPRLDCAIRTTGIFVRKTLDDFPLPPDRLGPPIRRVVLYPPSLRRPVTLDSARDEYRVGDMGGLYLAAARAATDAGVRLVLATRYAGRGEGHWLLTGPDGPVRVRARFVVGADGARSGVARDLGLDRNRHLLVGGEEVFAVPGSTDPPAFHCVLDPSLAPGYLAWVVNDGEHAHVGVAGYPDRFPDGLRRAVQRFGASAPGLSGVVRPDDVELRGGPIPVGGLLRRIGCADGLLVGDAAGAVSPLTAGGLDPCLRLSEHAADVLDEALRTGRPGALDRYDGAALRRSFRGRLLLRRALAQVRTPAMAAAASTALHTPLGRAVARHVLFGDRSFPTPG; translated from the coding sequence ATGTCGACCGATCCGCGCCCGTTCGCGCGAGCCCAGGTCGCCGCGTCCCGCCGTCCGGCGGCCGGCTCCCTGGGGGCGGCGCGCTCCGAGGCGGTCGACGTCCTGGTCGTCGGTGCCGGGCTGGCCGGGCTGCACGCCGCCACGCTGCTCGCCCGGCGGGGCCACGACGTGCTGCTGGCCGAGCGACGTCCGCGCCTCGACTGCGCGATCCGGACCACCGGCATCTTCGTCCGCAAGACCCTCGACGACTTCCCGCTGCCACCCGACCGCCTCGGGCCGCCGATCCGGCGGGTGGTGCTCTACCCGCCGTCGCTGCGCCGCCCGGTGACGCTGGACAGCGCCCGCGACGAGTACCGGGTGGGGGACATGGGCGGGCTGTACCTGGCCGCCGCCCGCGCCGCGACCGACGCCGGTGTGCGCCTGGTGTTGGCCACCAGGTACGCCGGTCGGGGGGAGGGGCACTGGCTGCTGACCGGCCCGGACGGCCCGGTGCGGGTGCGCGCCCGGTTCGTCGTCGGTGCCGACGGCGCCCGCTCGGGGGTCGCCCGGGACCTGGGGCTGGACCGCAACCGGCACCTGCTGGTCGGTGGCGAGGAGGTGTTCGCCGTGCCGGGCAGCACCGACCCCCCGGCCTTCCACTGCGTCCTCGACCCCTCCCTGGCGCCCGGCTACCTGGCCTGGGTGGTCAACGACGGGGAGCACGCCCACGTGGGCGTGGCCGGGTACCCCGACCGCTTCCCCGACGGCCTGCGCCGGGCCGTGCAGCGGTTCGGGGCGAGTGCACCCGGGCTGTCCGGCGTGGTCCGGCCGGACGACGTCGAGCTGCGCGGGGGTCCCATCCCGGTGGGCGGCCTGCTGCGCCGGATCGGCTGCGCGGACGGGCTGCTCGTGGGCGACGCCGCGGGCGCGGTCTCCCCGCTCACCGCCGGTGGGCTCGACCCCTGCCTGCGGCTGTCCGAGCACGCCGCCGACGTGCTCGACGAGGCGCTGCGGACCGGCCGGCCGGGGGCGCTGGACCGCTACGACGGCGCCGCGCTGCGCCGGAGCTTCCGCGGGCGGCTGCTGCTGCGCCGGGCGCTGGCCCAGGTCCGCACCCCGGCCATGGCGGCGGCGGCGTCCACCGCGCTGCACACCCCGCTCGGCCGGGCGGTGGCGCGGCACGTCCTCTTCGGCGACCGGTCCTTCCCGACCCCCGGCTGA
- a CDS encoding CBS domain-containing protein — protein MTREVVTVGPETSAKYAAEVLAERGFAALPVVDDDGALVGIVAEADVLRDRLPPDPRLHLLRTPAPDAPPALLVRGVMTTSVRTVPVTADVADVARLFVDDRVRSAPVLDGERLAGIVSRRDLLRSLVRPDEEIRADLLGLVEGYTQEPGAWDVAVADGVATVRRSHDAPAGTSPDAGDRAAVETLARTVPGVVAVRVSTDGADPGGADRS, from the coding sequence ATGACGCGCGAGGTGGTCACCGTGGGGCCGGAGACCTCCGCCAAGTACGCCGCCGAGGTCCTGGCCGAGCGGGGCTTCGCCGCCCTGCCGGTGGTCGACGACGACGGTGCACTGGTCGGGATCGTCGCCGAGGCCGACGTCCTGCGGGACCGGCTGCCCCCGGACCCCCGGCTGCACCTGCTCCGCACGCCGGCGCCGGACGCGCCGCCGGCCCTGCTCGTCCGGGGCGTGATGACCACGTCGGTCCGGACGGTGCCCGTCACCGCGGACGTCGCCGACGTCGCCCGGCTGTTCGTCGACGACCGCGTGCGCAGCGCGCCGGTGCTGGACGGGGAGCGGCTGGCCGGCATCGTCAGCCGGCGGGACCTGCTGCGCAGCCTGGTCCGGCCCGACGAGGAGATCCGCGCCGACCTGCTCGGCCTGGTGGAGGGCTACACGCAGGAACCCGGCGCGTGGGACGTGGCGGTCGCCGACGGCGTCGCCACCGTCCGGCGTTCCCACGACGCCCCCGCCGGCACGAGCCCCGACGCGGGTGACCGGGCGGCCGTGGAGACCCTGGCCCGGACCGTGCCCGGCGTCGTGGCGGTGCGCGTCTCCACCGATGGAGCGGACCCCGGCGGCGCCGACCGGAGCTGA
- a CDS encoding universal stress protein yields the protein MGEATERSGRSGATEGAGRPRVVVGVDGSAVSQEALGWALAAAGRRGAVLEVVSTYPIDIWWADAYLTDRTWVETVRVDAEARTRALVEEALRGSVTGGTVPVKVVVVPGAPAEHLVRLSAGADLLVVGSRGRGAVRSTLLGSVALHCSTRASCPVVVVHPQEPAGHARVVVGLDGSAASRAALAHAATMAAELGAEVEGVAAWRLPTYWSDVSVMLLDSATEIRDAAERRAQEMVTAVLGPEPRVPVSIVAVEGPAGDALVQRAAGAALLVVGSRSRSRLPGVLLGSIALHCVVHAPCPVMVVHPGAPADAPHPEAELADAGS from the coding sequence ATGGGCGAGGCGACGGAGCGGAGCGGCCGATCGGGAGCGACCGAGGGCGCCGGCCGGCCGCGCGTGGTGGTCGGCGTCGACGGGTCGGCGGTGTCACAGGAGGCCCTGGGCTGGGCGCTGGCCGCGGCCGGCCGCCGGGGTGCGGTGCTGGAGGTGGTGTCCACCTACCCGATCGACATCTGGTGGGCCGACGCCTACCTGACGGACCGGACCTGGGTGGAGACGGTGCGGGTGGATGCCGAGGCCCGGACCCGCGCGCTGGTCGAGGAGGCACTGCGGGGGTCGGTCACCGGCGGCACCGTCCCGGTCAAGGTGGTCGTCGTGCCCGGGGCGCCGGCCGAGCACCTGGTCCGGCTCTCCGCGGGGGCGGACCTGCTGGTCGTGGGCAGCCGCGGACGGGGCGCCGTGCGCAGCACGCTGCTCGGCTCGGTGGCGCTGCACTGCTCCACCCGCGCGTCGTGCCCGGTGGTCGTCGTGCACCCGCAGGAACCGGCCGGCCACGCCCGCGTGGTGGTGGGGCTGGACGGCTCGGCGGCGTCCCGGGCCGCCCTGGCGCACGCCGCCACGATGGCAGCCGAGCTGGGCGCGGAGGTGGAGGGCGTCGCCGCCTGGCGGCTGCCGACCTACTGGAGCGACGTCTCCGTGATGCTCCTGGACTCCGCGACCGAGATCCGCGACGCGGCGGAGCGCCGGGCGCAGGAGATGGTCACCGCGGTGCTCGGCCCCGAGCCGCGGGTGCCGGTGTCGATCGTGGCCGTGGAGGGCCCGGCGGGGGACGCGCTCGTGCAGCGCGCGGCCGGTGCGGCGCTCCTGGTCGTCGGCAGCCGGAGCCGCAGCCGGCTGCCGGGGGTGCTGCTCGGCTCGATCGCCCTGCACTGCGTGGTGCACGCCCCCTGCCCGGTGATGGTCGTGCACCCCGGAGCCCCGGCCGACGCGCCGCACCCGGAGGCAGAGCTGGCCGACGCCGGCAGCTGA
- a CDS encoding universal stress protein, whose product METVVYVAVVIALWVLTGLAAVVVLLARQGHRAGAWYLMGAVLGPLFVPIAAERARRDVAVLERADGGRPGGDPGRLTVVVGVDGSTESDQAVRAAGQLFAGATFVLVSVLDPDEGEFPDDPRRAAAHDLLTDRASWLPEGAVVEIGCGQPARVLQEVAIAESADVLVLGRRGRGFSRRLMGSVAARLMHEAAVPVVVAPDAVVREQEVPTASGQERPAR is encoded by the coding sequence GTGGAGACCGTCGTCTACGTCGCCGTCGTCATCGCCCTCTGGGTCCTCACCGGCCTCGCCGCCGTGGTCGTGCTGCTCGCCCGGCAGGGCCACCGCGCGGGGGCGTGGTACCTGATGGGCGCCGTCCTGGGGCCGCTGTTCGTCCCGATCGCCGCCGAGCGTGCCCGCCGGGACGTCGCGGTGCTGGAGCGCGCGGACGGCGGGCGCCCGGGCGGTGACCCGGGCCGGCTGACCGTCGTCGTCGGGGTGGACGGCTCGACCGAGTCCGACCAGGCGGTCCGGGCGGCCGGGCAGCTGTTCGCCGGTGCGACGTTCGTCCTGGTGAGCGTGCTGGACCCGGACGAGGGCGAGTTCCCCGACGACCCCCGGCGCGCGGCCGCCCACGACCTGCTCACCGACCGGGCGAGCTGGCTGCCGGAGGGCGCCGTGGTGGAGATCGGCTGCGGGCAGCCCGCGAGGGTGCTGCAGGAGGTCGCCATCGCCGAGTCCGCCGACGTCCTCGTGCTCGGTCGTCGCGGGCGGGGCTTCTCCCGCCGGTTGATGGGCAGCGTCGCCGCGCGGCTGATGCACGAGGCCGCCGTGCCGGTGGTGGTGGCGCCCGACGCGGTCGTCCGGGAGCAGGAGGTGCCGACCGCGTCGGGTCAGGAGCGGCCGGCCCGCTGA
- a CDS encoding winged helix-turn-helix domain-containing protein translates to MTGERRWTFLTNHGHVLLAVAGAPDLRVAEIAAQVGITPRAALAILRDLEDTGYVRRTRVGRRTHYTVQPHQPFRHPAAAAHEVDELLAILGSPSPPG, encoded by the coding sequence ATGACCGGTGAGCGGCGGTGGACGTTCCTGACCAACCACGGGCACGTCCTGCTGGCCGTCGCCGGCGCCCCCGACCTGCGGGTCGCGGAGATCGCCGCGCAGGTGGGCATCACGCCCCGCGCTGCGCTGGCGATCCTCCGCGACCTGGAGGACACCGGGTACGTGCGGCGGACGCGGGTCGGCCGGCGCACCCACTACACCGTGCAGCCGCACCAGCCGTTCCGGCACCCCGCCGCGGCGGCGCACGAGGTGGACGAGCTGCTGGCCATCCTCGGGAGCCCATCGCCGCCGGGCTGA
- a CDS encoding TerC family protein, with product MNVPLWIWLAVLAVILVMLAVDLFAHRHAHVIGVREAAAWSAVWVALGVAFGAVVWWQAGSEFGQQYFAGYLIEKSLAVDNVFVWAIVLSYFAVPREYQHRVLFLGVVGALVFRGAFIAAGSVLIASFSWVLYLFAAFLLVTGVKMARQRNEHLDPERSRALRAFRRFVPMTDAYHGQRLLVRIGGRLVATPLLAVLVVIEVTDVVFAVDSIPAIFAVTDEPFLVFTANAFAVLGLRAMYFLLADLMHRFVYLKTGLALVLIWVGVKMMLKVDLFYIPTTISLAVVATIIGVSVVASLRATRGQGRAPVTGGAAAPFRVASAEETAALEPTWRRRAGTTEEVHVGR from the coding sequence GTGAACGTCCCCCTGTGGATCTGGCTGGCCGTGCTGGCGGTCATCCTCGTCATGCTCGCCGTCGACCTGTTCGCCCACCGGCACGCGCACGTGATCGGCGTGCGGGAGGCCGCCGCCTGGTCGGCCGTCTGGGTCGCGCTCGGCGTCGCGTTCGGCGCCGTCGTCTGGTGGCAGGCCGGCAGCGAGTTCGGCCAGCAGTACTTCGCCGGCTACCTGATCGAGAAGTCCCTCGCCGTGGACAACGTGTTCGTCTGGGCGATCGTGCTGTCGTACTTCGCCGTGCCGCGGGAGTACCAGCACCGGGTCCTGTTCCTCGGCGTCGTGGGGGCGCTGGTGTTCCGCGGGGCGTTCATCGCCGCCGGCTCGGTGCTCATCGCCAGCTTCAGCTGGGTGCTGTACCTGTTCGCGGCGTTCCTGCTGGTCACCGGCGTGAAGATGGCCCGGCAGCGCAACGAGCACCTGGACCCCGAGCGGTCGCGGGCACTGCGTGCCTTCCGCCGGTTCGTGCCGATGACCGACGCCTACCACGGCCAGCGCCTCCTGGTCCGGATCGGCGGGCGCCTGGTCGCCACGCCCCTGCTCGCCGTGCTGGTGGTCATCGAGGTCACCGACGTCGTGTTCGCCGTCGACTCGATCCCGGCGATCTTCGCGGTCACCGACGAGCCGTTCCTGGTGTTCACCGCCAACGCCTTCGCCGTCCTGGGACTGCGCGCGATGTACTTCCTGCTCGCCGACCTGATGCACCGCTTCGTGTACCTGAAGACGGGCCTGGCGCTGGTGCTGATCTGGGTCGGGGTGAAGATGATGCTGAAGGTCGACCTGTTCTACATCCCGACGACGATCTCGCTGGCCGTCGTGGCCACGATCATCGGGGTGTCGGTGGTGGCGAGCCTGCGGGCGACCCGCGGCCAGGGCCGGGCGCCGGTGACCGGCGGAGCCGCGGCGCCCTTCCGGGTCGCCTCGGCCGAGGAGACGGCGGCGCTGGAGCCGACCTGGCGGCGGCGGGCCGGGACGACGGAGGAGGTGCACGTCGGGCGATGA
- the adhP gene encoding alcohol dehydrogenase AdhP: MKAAVVTSLGAPLQVQDVPAPRPGPGQVLVRMQASGLCHTDIHAARGDWPVKPTPPFTPGHEGIGLVEELGEGVTTRAIGDRVAIAWLGSACGQCRHCIGGWETLCESQQNSGYSVDGALAEYAVVAADFATPVPDGVSSTDAAPLTCAGVTTYKAIRVARVAPAETVAVFGIGGLGHLALQYARIAGGFVVAVDVQDDKLQMARELGADEVVNAATTDPVAAIQALGGADVAVALAAAPASFDQAYRSLRRGGRLVCVALPADGTMQLPIFDTVLAGKTVIGSIVGTRNDLADVFALHAAGRTRVVTADRKLDDVNEAMDDVLAGHVPARIVFQF, translated from the coding sequence ATGAAGGCCGCCGTCGTCACCTCACTCGGTGCACCCCTCCAGGTCCAGGACGTGCCCGCCCCCCGGCCGGGGCCCGGGCAGGTGCTGGTCCGGATGCAGGCGAGCGGGCTCTGCCACACCGACATCCACGCCGCGCGCGGCGACTGGCCGGTCAAGCCCACGCCACCCTTCACGCCCGGGCACGAGGGCATCGGCCTCGTCGAGGAGCTGGGCGAGGGCGTCACCACCCGGGCGATCGGCGACCGGGTCGCGATCGCCTGGCTGGGGTCGGCCTGCGGGCAGTGCCGGCACTGCATCGGGGGCTGGGAGACGCTCTGCGAGTCCCAGCAGAACTCCGGCTACTCCGTCGACGGCGCCCTCGCCGAGTACGCCGTCGTCGCCGCCGACTTCGCCACACCCGTCCCCGACGGCGTCTCCAGCACCGACGCCGCCCCGCTCACCTGCGCTGGCGTCACCACCTACAAGGCGATCAGGGTCGCCCGGGTCGCCCCGGCCGAGACCGTCGCCGTCTTCGGCATCGGCGGGCTGGGCCACCTGGCCCTGCAGTACGCCCGGATCGCCGGCGGCTTCGTCGTCGCCGTCGACGTCCAGGACGACAAGCTGCAGATGGCCCGCGAGCTCGGCGCCGACGAGGTGGTCAACGCGGCCACCACCGACCCCGTCGCCGCGATCCAGGCCCTCGGTGGCGCCGACGTCGCCGTCGCGCTCGCCGCCGCGCCGGCCTCCTTCGACCAGGCCTACCGGTCGCTGCGGCGCGGCGGCCGGCTGGTCTGCGTGGCGCTGCCGGCCGACGGGACCATGCAGCTCCCGATCTTCGACACCGTGCTGGCCGGCAAGACGGTGATCGGGTCGATCGTCGGCACCCGCAACGACCTCGCCGACGTCTTCGCCCTGCACGCCGCCGGCCGCACCCGCGTCGTCACTGCCGACCGCAAGCTCGACGACGTCAACGAGGCGATGGACGACGTGCTCGCCGGGCACGTGCCCGCCCGGATCGTCTTCCAGTTCTGA
- a CDS encoding RNA polymerase sigma-70 factor, producing MTDDPFVAHRSLLFTVAYELLGSAADADDVVQETWLRWAEVDRAVVRDPRAYLVRITTRQALNRLRTLARRREDYVGEWLPEPLLTSPDVAEDVELAESVSLAMLTVLETLGPIERAVLVLHEVFDVPYDEIAGAVGRSSAAVRQIAHRARQHVAARRPRMAVSRPEQQQVVDRFLAALAGGDVAALLDVLAPDVVVVADGGGLAPAARRPFAGRERVAAALSRFAEVAPGVPITTPLVNGAVAARIDPGGEFDTAVTFVVEDGRIARMYAVRNPEKLGRLDEVVELRR from the coding sequence ATGACCGACGACCCCTTCGTGGCCCACCGCAGCCTGCTGTTCACCGTCGCCTACGAGCTGCTCGGCTCGGCCGCCGACGCCGACGACGTCGTGCAGGAGACGTGGCTGCGGTGGGCCGAGGTCGATCGGGCGGTGGTGCGCGACCCGCGGGCCTACCTGGTCCGCATCACCACCCGGCAGGCGCTCAACCGGCTGCGAACCCTGGCCCGCCGCCGCGAGGACTACGTCGGCGAGTGGCTGCCCGAGCCACTGCTGACCAGCCCGGACGTCGCCGAGGACGTCGAGCTGGCGGAGAGCGTCTCGCTGGCGATGCTGACCGTGCTGGAGACCCTCGGGCCGATCGAACGTGCGGTCCTCGTGCTGCACGAGGTGTTCGACGTGCCCTACGACGAGATCGCCGGGGCGGTGGGCAGGTCGAGCGCCGCGGTCCGGCAGATCGCGCACCGCGCCCGCCAGCACGTGGCCGCCCGCCGTCCCCGGATGGCGGTGAGCCGGCCGGAGCAGCAGCAGGTCGTCGACCGGTTCCTCGCCGCCCTCGCCGGCGGTGACGTGGCGGCCCTGCTGGACGTGCTGGCGCCCGACGTCGTGGTGGTCGCGGACGGCGGAGGCCTGGCGCCCGCTGCCCGGCGCCCGTTCGCGGGCCGGGAGCGGGTGGCCGCGGCGCTGTCCCGGTTCGCGGAGGTCGCGCCCGGGGTGCCGATCACCACACCGCTGGTCAACGGCGCGGTCGCCGCCCGGATCGACCCGGGCGGCGAGTTCGACACCGCGGTCACCTTCGTCGTCGAGGACGGCCGGATCGCCCGCATGTACGCCGTCCGCAACCCGGAGAAGCTCGGCCGGCTCGACGAGGTGGTCGAGCTGCGCCGGTGA